A single genomic interval of Armigeres subalbatus isolate Guangzhou_Male chromosome 1, GZ_Asu_2, whole genome shotgun sequence harbors:
- the LOC134208082 gene encoding glutathione S-transferase 1-like, with the protein MEQHECELFDTHQFRTNSLLAVMDFYYLPGSAPCRAVMMVAETVGVELNYKLTNLLNGDHLKPEFLKLNPQHCLPTLVDGDFVLWESRAIALYLVEQYGKDDRLYPKEVRKRAVVNQRLFFDATVLYCRFAEAFYPAMKLPAKDSRELQKLDQAVAMLEVFLEGKEFVAGGDGLTVADISTLATITTFDVADYDLERYPNVYSWYKRVSGLTPGWRKNRRGAMQAILYRKFFQVYYPKYFTNVERELGESEAIELLNFLEQFLDGITYLTGEVISPIDRQVTQVIGKIQQQGISISQYSNVLTWASNIGGLQLK; encoded by the exons ATGGAACAACATGAGTGCGAGTTGTTCGACACGCATCAGTTTCGAACCAATAGTCTTCTGGCAGTCATGGACTTCTACTACTTACCGGGATCGGCTCCGTGCCGTGCAGTGATGATGGTCGCCGAAACAGTGGGAGTCGAGTTGAACTACAAACTCACCAATCTGCTGAACGGTGATCATCTGAAGCCGGAGTTTCTCAAA TTAAATCCACAACACTGTCTGCCAACTCTGGTGGATGGAGATTTTGTCTTGTGGGAGTCACGTGCCATCGCCCTCTATCTGGTGGAGCAGTACGGCAAGGATGATCGATTGTACCCGAAAGAGGTCCGCAAGCGAGCCGTGGTGAATCAACGGCTGTTCTTCGACGCCACAGTTCTATATTGCCGGTTCGCGGAGGCATTCTATCCGGCGATGAAGCTGCCCGCGAAGGATTCGAGAGAGTTGCAAAAATTGGATCAAGCGGTGGCGATGTTGGAGGTGTTTCTGGAAGGGAAAGAATTCGTTGCAGGAGGGGATGGCTTAACGGTGGCTGATATAAGTACTCTCGCCACCATAACGACGTTTGATGTGGCTGATTATGATTTGGAGAGGTATCCGAATGTTTATAGTTGGTATAAGCGGGTTAGCGGCTTAACTCCCGGATGGAGGAAAAACAGAAGAGGCGCTATGCAAGCAATTTTGtatcgaaagttcttccaggtgtACTATCCGAAGTATTTCACCAATGTGGAAAGAGAATTAGGTGAATCGGAAGCCATAGAATTGCTTAATTTTTTGGAGCAGTTCCTGGATGGTATTACGTATTTAACGGGCGAAGTAATCTCTCCTATTGATCGGCAGGTCACCCAGGTGATAGGTAAGATCCAGCAACAAGGGATTTCTATAAGTCAGTATTCAAATGTTTTGACATGGGCTTCGAACATCGGAGGTCTACAATTGAAATAA